A single Cyclopterus lumpus isolate fCycLum1 chromosome 1, fCycLum1.pri, whole genome shotgun sequence DNA region contains:
- the spred2a gene encoding sprouty-related, EVH1 domain-containing protein 2 isoform X1, which translates to MSEDTRPDDDSYIVRVKAVVMTRDDSSGGWLAQDGCLSRVGVCRLLPSELLGRNTFLIHGERLKDKQVILECFLKKDLVYTKATPTFHHWRVDNRKCGLTFQSPADARAFDRGVRKALEDLTEGSTTSSSTLQNEAELGDDDVFTTATDSSSNSSQKREKPHGFCEARRHHCILGHFYEHHRPSDHYFLDQAVHMFPRHVSFQVEDEEIVRINPRERSCWLTGYEDYRHANSARDKLGPWPDDDLRAYVHFAKSEPPKRDYAYPYPLSCDGKPGRLEPCGGGGGGGGRRAAVTVQPRAAQPKGKRRKEDGERSRCVYCQDMFNHEDNGRGRCQEAPDPIRTCIRRVSFMWCADSLLYHCMSDTEGDYSDPCSCDTGDERFCLRWTALVGLSLLAPCMCCYAPLRACYRCGVACRCCGGKHKAVG; encoded by the exons ATGAGCGAGGACACGCGACCAGACGA TGACAGCTACATTGTGCGCGTCAAAGCGGTGGTGATGACCAGAGACGATTCGAGCGGCGGCTGGTTGGCGCAGGACGGCTGCCTGAGCCGAGTGGGCGTGTGCAGGCTGCTGCCGAGCGAACTGCTGGGACGCAACACCTTCCTCATCCACGGAGAACGCCTCAAAGACAAGCAG GTGATCCTGGAGTGCTTCTTGAAGAAGGATCTGGTCTACACGAAGGCCACGCCCACGTTCCACCACTGGAGAGTGGACAACAGGAAGTGCGGTCTGACCTTCCAGAGCCCGGCCGACGCCAGAGCCTTCGACCGCGGGGTGAGGAAGGCCTTGGAGGACCTGACCGAAG GCTCGACCACGTCCTCATCGACGCTGCAGAATGAGGCGGAGCTCGGCGACGACGACGTCTTCACG aCGGCCACCGACAGCTCGTCCAACTCGTCCcagaagagagagaagccaCACGGCTTCTGCGAGGCCCGTCGGCACCACTGCATCCTGGGACATTTCTACGAGCACCACCGGCCCTCCGATCACTACTTCCTGGACCAG GCGGTGCACATGTTCCCTCGCCACGTCAGCTTCcaggtggaggacgaggagatcGTGCGCATCAACCCCCGCGAGCGCAGCTGCTGGCTCACCGGCTACGAGGACTACCGGCACGCCAACTCCGCGCGCGACAAACTGGGCCCCTGGCCCGACGACGACCTCCGCGCCTACGTACACTTCGCCAAGAGCGAGCCGCCCAAGCGCGACTACGCCTACCCGTACCCGCTGAGCTGCGACGGCAAACCGGGTCGCCTGGAGCCgtgcggcggcggtggcggtggcggcggcCGCAGGGCGGCGGTGACGGTGCAGCCGCGAGCCGCGCAGCCCAAGGGCAAGAGGCGGAAGGAGGACGGCGAGCGCTCGCGCTGCGTTTACTGCCAGGACATGTTCAACCACGAGGACAACGGGCGGGGCCGCTGCCAGGAGGCCCCCGACCCCATCCGGACCTGCATCCGGCGGGTCAGCTTCATGTGGTGCGCCGACAGCCTGCTGTACCACTGCATGTCGGACACGGAGGGCGATTACTCGGACCCGTGCTCCTGCGACACCGGCGACGAGCGCTTCTGCCTGCGCTGGACGGCGCTGGTGGGGCTGTCGCTGCTGGCGCCGTGCATGTGCTGCTACGCCCCCCTCAGGGCGTGCTACCGCTGCGGCGTGGCCTGCCGGTGCTGCGGCGGCAAGCACAAAGCGGTGGGCTGA
- the spred2a gene encoding sprouty-related, EVH1 domain-containing protein 2 isoform X2, whose translation MSEYKSDSYIVRVKAVVMTRDDSSGGWLAQDGCLSRVGVCRLLPSELLGRNTFLIHGERLKDKQVILECFLKKDLVYTKATPTFHHWRVDNRKCGLTFQSPADARAFDRGVRKALEDLTEGSTTSSSTLQNEAELGDDDVFTTATDSSSNSSQKREKPHGFCEARRHHCILGHFYEHHRPSDHYFLDQAVHMFPRHVSFQVEDEEIVRINPRERSCWLTGYEDYRHANSARDKLGPWPDDDLRAYVHFAKSEPPKRDYAYPYPLSCDGKPGRLEPCGGGGGGGGRRAAVTVQPRAAQPKGKRRKEDGERSRCVYCQDMFNHEDNGRGRCQEAPDPIRTCIRRVSFMWCADSLLYHCMSDTEGDYSDPCSCDTGDERFCLRWTALVGLSLLAPCMCCYAPLRACYRCGVACRCCGGKHKAVG comes from the exons ATGTCTGAGTATAAAAG TGACAGCTACATTGTGCGCGTCAAAGCGGTGGTGATGACCAGAGACGATTCGAGCGGCGGCTGGTTGGCGCAGGACGGCTGCCTGAGCCGAGTGGGCGTGTGCAGGCTGCTGCCGAGCGAACTGCTGGGACGCAACACCTTCCTCATCCACGGAGAACGCCTCAAAGACAAGCAG GTGATCCTGGAGTGCTTCTTGAAGAAGGATCTGGTCTACACGAAGGCCACGCCCACGTTCCACCACTGGAGAGTGGACAACAGGAAGTGCGGTCTGACCTTCCAGAGCCCGGCCGACGCCAGAGCCTTCGACCGCGGGGTGAGGAAGGCCTTGGAGGACCTGACCGAAG GCTCGACCACGTCCTCATCGACGCTGCAGAATGAGGCGGAGCTCGGCGACGACGACGTCTTCACG aCGGCCACCGACAGCTCGTCCAACTCGTCCcagaagagagagaagccaCACGGCTTCTGCGAGGCCCGTCGGCACCACTGCATCCTGGGACATTTCTACGAGCACCACCGGCCCTCCGATCACTACTTCCTGGACCAG GCGGTGCACATGTTCCCTCGCCACGTCAGCTTCcaggtggaggacgaggagatcGTGCGCATCAACCCCCGCGAGCGCAGCTGCTGGCTCACCGGCTACGAGGACTACCGGCACGCCAACTCCGCGCGCGACAAACTGGGCCCCTGGCCCGACGACGACCTCCGCGCCTACGTACACTTCGCCAAGAGCGAGCCGCCCAAGCGCGACTACGCCTACCCGTACCCGCTGAGCTGCGACGGCAAACCGGGTCGCCTGGAGCCgtgcggcggcggtggcggtggcggcggcCGCAGGGCGGCGGTGACGGTGCAGCCGCGAGCCGCGCAGCCCAAGGGCAAGAGGCGGAAGGAGGACGGCGAGCGCTCGCGCTGCGTTTACTGCCAGGACATGTTCAACCACGAGGACAACGGGCGGGGCCGCTGCCAGGAGGCCCCCGACCCCATCCGGACCTGCATCCGGCGGGTCAGCTTCATGTGGTGCGCCGACAGCCTGCTGTACCACTGCATGTCGGACACGGAGGGCGATTACTCGGACCCGTGCTCCTGCGACACCGGCGACGAGCGCTTCTGCCTGCGCTGGACGGCGCTGGTGGGGCTGTCGCTGCTGGCGCCGTGCATGTGCTGCTACGCCCCCCTCAGGGCGTGCTACCGCTGCGGCGTGGCCTGCCGGTGCTGCGGCGGCAAGCACAAAGCGGTGGGCTGA